The following is a genomic window from Chryseobacterium ginsenosidimutans.
ATTGAAATCCCTATTATTGCGTTAACCGCAGGGAGTCTTCCTGGAGAAAAGGAAAAATGCCTTCAAGCCGGAATGTCTGATTTTTTAACCAAACCTTTATTAAAACAAACTCTTTCTGATATGATCAAAAAATGGTCTGGAATAGAAATGAAGGAAAAATAAATAATTACCTTTGTACGTTGATAGTAAATTTATGGCTGACCTAATTAACGAACTACAATTAAAAATAGAAAGACTTGAAAATGAAATCAATTTTAAGAACGGATTGATCTCGATATTGTCTCATGATTCAAAAGAAATATTCGGAAATTTCCTTTTGCTTATAGAAGCTTTGGAGCAAAAAACAATAAGGGAGGAAGATTTTTTTAACTTGTTGCCACAAGTAAAAAGCGATGCTCAAAAAAATTTGCAAACCGTTCAAGACAGCACCGCTTGGTTAAAAACGCAATATGGGGAATTTGAGATTAAATCTGTGAAAATCATGGTATTTGATCTATTTCAGCGTTTAGAAGAAAACTATGCTGTTAAATTAAAAGAAAAAAATATTAACTTTTATTTTAAAGGAGATACAAATTCATTCCTCCATACTGATCGCTTGTTGCTAGAATATGTTTTAGACAAAATTCTTAATAATGCAGTTAAATATTCTTTGCCGGGGCAAGATATTCACCTCCAATACGTTACAGAAAATAGCGAGGATATAATTTCTGTGGTCGACTTCGGTACGGGAATTGGTGAAAAATATTTATACGCAATATTTAATTATGACAATCCAGTATTCAATGGTACTGCTGGTGAGACGGGAGTAGGTTTAAGTCTAAAAATTGTTAAAAATTTTGTATCCTTAATGCATGGAAACATAAAAATCGTTTCCACTGAAAATAAAGGTACTACAGTTTCCATCTTTTTACCAAAAATTTAAAGAATGAACAATAAAAAAAATGACGCTCGAATTATTGTAGCAGATGATCATGGAATCGTCCGGATGGGTTTAATACAAACGATCAAAAGGCTCAGACCCGATGCCATAATTTCTGAAGTAGAAGATTTTAAATCGCTGTATAAAGTAATTTTGAAAGAAGAATTGGACTTGGCCATCATGGACGTCAATATGCCTAATGGTTCTATTCAGGAAGCAATAGATTACATCAAAATTCACAAACCCGAATTAAAAATTCTCATATTTTCTTCTCAAGATGAAGATTTGTACGCCATGCGTTATTTAAAGATGGGTGCTGGTGGCTATCTTAGTAAGCAAAGTTCAACTGCAGTAATTGAGACCGCTTTAAATGCAATACTCACCACTGGTCGATATATTAGTAACGACGTAAAAGAAGCGATTCTTTTAGAATCATTAAATGGTCCAACAAAAAAAACAACTCTTGAATCCCTCTCAGATCGCGAATTGCAAATTGCTAATAAGCTTGCAGAAGGTATTCCCCTCAAAGAACTTTCCAATCAATTGAATCTCCACTCATCTACGGTCAGCACTTATAAAAACAGGCTGTT
Proteins encoded in this region:
- a CDS encoding sensor histidine kinase encodes the protein MADLINELQLKIERLENEINFKNGLISILSHDSKEIFGNFLLLIEALEQKTIREEDFFNLLPQVKSDAQKNLQTVQDSTAWLKTQYGEFEIKSVKIMVFDLFQRLEENYAVKLKEKNINFYFKGDTNSFLHTDRLLLEYVLDKILNNAVKYSLPGQDIHLQYVTENSEDIISVVDFGTGIGEKYLYAIFNYDNPVFNGTAGETGVGLSLKIVKNFVSLMHGNIKIVSTENKGTTVSIFLPKI
- a CDS encoding response regulator, with protein sequence MNNKKNDARIIVADDHGIVRMGLIQTIKRLRPDAIISEVEDFKSLYKVILKEELDLAIMDVNMPNGSIQEAIDYIKIHKPELKILIFSSQDEDLYAMRYLKMGAGGYLSKQSSTAVIETALNAILTTGRYISNDVKEAILLESLNGPTKKTTLESLSDRELQIANKLAEGIPLKELSNQLNLHSSTVSTYKNRLFDKLKIRSIPELVEILRLYNH